A genomic segment from Gammaproteobacteria bacterium encodes:
- a CDS encoding trypsin-like peptidase domain-containing protein, with product MKFSNVSVFLFKATVAGLAAAFVILLLRPELLGQQRPVVELKQTPVTSTAPGSGPVSYAQAVEAAAPAVVNVYTTKIVTEQANPLMQDPLFRYFFGDRFAPRQRLERSLGSGVIVSEQGYIITNNHVIAGAAGIEVLLRDGRSAEARLVGTDPETDVAVLKIELDTVPTITFNLAGGTRVGDVVLAIGNPFGVGQTVTMGIISATGRNQVGISTYENFIQTDAAINPGNSGGALIDAYGNLVGINTAIFSKSGGSQGIGFAIPMSIARDVMQQLIETGRVSRGWLGVETQDITPQLAESFNLQNITGIIVAGIQRNGPAARAGLRPGDIILSVNGAPSTDSKTVMNQIAQVAPGGKLKMTILRAGRELEVEAVVGERPAPESTQSNRG from the coding sequence ATGAAATTCTCCAACGTCTCTGTTTTCCTGTTCAAGGCCACCGTGGCCGGGCTGGCCGCGGCCTTTGTGATCCTGCTGTTGCGCCCCGAACTGCTCGGTCAACAGCGACCGGTGGTGGAGCTGAAACAGACCCCGGTCACCAGCACCGCCCCGGGGTCCGGCCCGGTATCCTACGCGCAGGCGGTGGAGGCGGCCGCCCCCGCCGTGGTCAACGTGTACACCACCAAGATCGTCACCGAGCAGGCCAACCCGCTGATGCAGGATCCCCTGTTTCGCTATTTTTTCGGTGACCGCTTTGCCCCACGGCAGCGGCTGGAGCGCAGCCTCGGTTCCGGGGTGATCGTCAGCGAGCAGGGTTACATCATTACCAACAATCACGTTATCGCTGGTGCCGCCGGCATCGAGGTGCTGCTGCGTGACGGGCGCAGCGCCGAGGCCAGGCTGGTCGGCACCGACCCGGAAACCGATGTCGCCGTGCTGAAGATCGAGCTCGACACTGTGCCCACCATCACCTTCAATCTCGCCGGCGGTACGCGGGTGGGGGATGTGGTGCTGGCCATCGGCAATCCGTTTGGCGTGGGACAGACGGTCACCATGGGCATTATCAGCGCCACCGGCCGCAACCAGGTGGGCATCAGCACCTATGAAAATTTCATCCAGACCGATGCCGCCATCAATCCGGGCAATTCCGGCGGCGCGTTGATCGATGCCTATGGCAATCTGGTGGGCATCAACACCGCCATCTTCAGCAAGTCCGGTGGCTCACAGGGCATCGGCTTCGCCATTCCCATGAGCATCGCCCGCGACGTCATGCAGCAGCTGATCGAGACCGGGCGCGTCTCCCGCGGCTGGCTGGGGGTGGAAACCCAGGACATCACGCCGCAGCTGGCGGAGTCGTTCAACCTGCAAAACATCACCGGCATTATCGTCGCCGGCATCCAGCGCAACGGCCCGGCGGCCCGGGCCGGCCTGCGCCCCGGCGACATCATTCTGTCCGTCAACGGGGCGCCGAGCACCGACAGCAAGACGGTGATGAACCAGATCGCCCAGGTCGCCCCCGGCGGCAAACTGAAGATGACCATCTTGCGCGCCGGACGCGAACTGGAAGTAGAGGCCGTGGTCGGCGAGCGGCCCGCGCCGGAGAGCACCCAAAGCAACCGAGGCTGA
- a CDS encoding thermonuclease family protein, with amino-acid sequence MLLHPVSNSRVGNKRASPWGALFVCLLVSVAGPAPAYSAQALVAPGCVADRLDETAVLATVVDGDTLRLKDGRSVRLIGINTPEIGCDGKPSEPLAVQAREDLRSLLGPAAVLGLRYGRERQDRYGRLLAHVYLADGRSVEEQLLRAGLAAHIVVPPNSGNAACYQAAEHLARTADKGVWREHYRPLPVAEVPAGARGFRVITGRVLSVGQSKKSWWLNFTPRPRKGETATGVAVRISRDDLVQFDTDRLSALPGRTIIVRGWLSPYKKQLVLRLRHPANLEVPG; translated from the coding sequence TTGCTGTTACACCCAGTCAGTAACAGTCGTGTCGGCAACAAAAGGGCGTCCCCATGGGGCGCCCTTTTTGTTTGCCTGCTGGTAAGTGTTGCCGGCCCTGCCCCCGCCTACAGCGCCCAGGCCCTCGTCGCACCGGGCTGTGTCGCCGATCGCCTTGATGAGACGGCGGTGTTGGCCACGGTGGTGGACGGCGACACCCTGCGCCTGAAGGACGGGCGCTCGGTGCGGTTGATCGGTATCAACACTCCCGAGATCGGGTGCGACGGAAAACCCTCCGAGCCGCTGGCGGTGCAGGCCCGTGAAGACCTGCGGTCGCTGCTGGGGCCGGCGGCCGTGCTGGGGCTGCGTTATGGCCGGGAACGCCAGGATCGCTATGGCCGCCTGCTGGCGCACGTCTATCTGGCGGACGGCCGCAGTGTTGAGGAGCAGCTGTTAAGGGCCGGGCTGGCCGCCCACATCGTGGTGCCGCCCAACAGCGGCAATGCCGCCTGTTATCAGGCGGCGGAGCATCTGGCCCGCACGGCAGACAAGGGCGTATGGCGTGAACACTATCGGCCGCTGCCGGTGGCCGAGGTGCCGGCGGGTGCGCGAGGCTTTCGGGTGATCACCGGCAGGGTCCTGTCGGTGGGGCAGAGCAAAAAATCGTGGTGGCTGAATTTTACGCCGCGACCGCGCAAAGGTGAGACAGCCACGGGTGTCGCGGTGCGCATCAGTCGTGATGATCTGGTGCAGTTTGACACCGATCGGCTAAGCGCCCTGCCCGGCAGAACCATCATCGTGCGCGGCTGGCTATCCCCGTATAAAAAGCAGCTGGTGCTGCGCCTGCGTCACCCGGCGAACTTAGAGGTGCCAGGTTAG
- a CDS encoding ATP-grasp domain-containing protein yields the protein MPSSDLNHQRPRLLLLAPHSSYRIAPYLSAAQSLGVDVLVASTSEHSLVSAVAEGLRIDLQQPELALTAILRAARDAPFSGIIATDDNVVTLAAQVAQRLRLPHNSPQAMQLTQRKDLARARLAAHGVPVPGFVRIDLQGDIAQQAGTLRYPCVIKPLGLSGSRGVIRADTIEQAVTAIQRIAAIVAGLSDEQQARYLLAEDYLPGIEVALEGMLHNGKLQVLALFDKPDPLQGPYFEETYYITPSRLAEPQQALVRQRVSQACAAYGLRHGPIHAELRLNTHHHQPEAWILEVAARTIGGQCAQLLKQGTGYGLEALVIAHAIGRSLPPQHATSAAGVLMIPIPRAGILRRVEGLSAARRVEHILDIEIFVREGYELVPLPEGAAYLGFIFAQAPTAAAAEAALREAHAQLNFVTAPLWRIQ from the coding sequence GTGCCTTCCTCCGATTTAAATCACCAACGCCCGCGACTTTTATTACTCGCCCCGCACAGCAGTTACCGCATTGCCCCCTACCTCAGCGCCGCCCAATCCCTCGGTGTCGATGTACTCGTCGCCTCCACCAGCGAGCACTCCCTGGTCAGCGCCGTCGCCGAGGGCCTGCGCATCGATCTCCAGCAACCCGAGCTGGCGCTTACGGCCATCCTCCGTGCCGCGCGAGATGCACCCTTTTCCGGCATCATCGCTACCGACGACAATGTCGTCACACTCGCCGCCCAGGTCGCCCAGCGGCTCCGCCTGCCGCACAATTCCCCGCAGGCCATGCAGCTCACCCAGCGCAAGGATCTGGCCCGCGCCCGGCTGGCCGCACACGGCGTGCCGGTGCCGGGATTTGTGCGCATCGACCTGCAGGGCGACATCGCGCAGCAGGCCGGCACGCTGCGCTATCCCTGCGTCATCAAACCCCTCGGCCTGTCCGGCAGTCGCGGGGTGATCCGGGCCGACACTATCGAACAGGCGGTCACCGCCATTCAGCGGATTGCCGCTATCGTCGCCGGGCTCAGCGATGAACAGCAGGCTCGCTACCTGCTGGCAGAGGACTACCTGCCCGGCATCGAGGTCGCGCTGGAGGGCATGCTGCATAACGGTAAATTGCAGGTGCTGGCGCTGTTCGACAAGCCCGACCCGCTGCAGGGCCCCTACTTCGAGGAGACCTATTACATCACCCCCTCCCGGCTGGCCGAGCCGCAACAGGCGCTCGTTCGCCAGCGCGTCAGCCAGGCCTGTGCCGCCTATGGCCTGCGACACGGCCCGATACACGCCGAGCTGCGTCTGAACACGCACCACCATCAGCCTGAGGCCTGGATCCTGGAGGTCGCCGCCCGCACCATCGGCGGCCAATGCGCGCAACTGTTAAAGCAGGGCACTGGCTACGGGCTGGAGGCGCTGGTGATCGCCCACGCCATCGGCCGATCACTGCCCCCGCAGCACGCCACCTCCGCGGCCGGCGTATTGATGATCCCCATCCCCAGGGCCGGTATCCTGCGTCGCGTCGAGGGCCTGTCCGCCGCCCGTCGCGTCGAACACATTCTGGACATCGAGATTTTCGTGCGCGAGGGTTATGAGCTGGTGCCGCTGCCCGAGGGCGCCGCCTATCTGGGTTTTATCTTTGCCCAGGCCCCCACCGCCGCTGCGGCAGAGGCCGCCCTGCGCGAGGCCCATGCCCAGCTGAATTTTGTCACCGCACCCCTGTGGCGAATACAATAG
- a CDS encoding DUF255 domain-containing protein, with the protein MSRIQRWLVIGVLCVATVAVSANPLSGHDSPYLAMHGQDPVAWQDWSAEVLAQAKRDNKLLFVSIGYFACHWCHVMQRESYQDPQVAKILNQHFVSVKVDRELNPALDAYLIDFVQRTRGASGWPLNVFLTPDGHPLVGLTYAPKDRFIALLTELQQQWQQAPGELAQAAAAAAQMLQGAPTEPDPALVAGDGKRYQTIMLQQALQLGDEMDGGFGEQTKFPMVPQLDSLLSAYQRQPLPALKVFLMLSLDRMASQGLRDHLGGGFYRYTTDPGWHTPHFEKMLYDNALLSALYLRAAQVFQHAEYEAIARDTLDFMRREMRSPQGALVASFSAVDAAGVEGGYYLWETKTLQRILSPDEYRLLALHWGLEGVSSFDVGHLPRVQLPLAEAAEKLGIDSSRARQHYQSARAKLLKLRAGRRLPVDDKLLAAWNGLALSALVEGAKLPGGEVYRKAAQGVRDYLVTVLWDGTRLLRARGRAGELGQSGLEDYAFAAQGLLAWAELTNSDNDFQLAARWVEDAWRRFHAPSGWLRTDQTLLPSGFGVPMLAEGPLPSPSSTLLKVSLQVAERSNDGMLKARVKQALNAGHQQLEQAAFDYPSQVDVLVAVRP; encoded by the coding sequence ATGTCCAGAATACAGCGGTGGTTAGTGATCGGCGTGCTGTGCGTGGCAACGGTGGCGGTGTCGGCCAACCCGCTCAGCGGCCACGATTCGCCCTACCTGGCGATGCACGGCCAAGACCCCGTCGCCTGGCAGGACTGGTCCGCCGAGGTGCTGGCACAGGCCAAAAGGGACAACAAGCTGTTGTTCGTGTCTATCGGCTATTTTGCCTGCCACTGGTGCCATGTGATGCAGCGCGAGAGTTATCAGGACCCGCAGGTGGCGAAGATCCTGAATCAGCACTTTGTTTCCGTGAAGGTGGATCGCGAGCTGAACCCCGCGCTGGATGCCTATCTCATCGATTTTGTGCAGCGCACCCGCGGCGCCTCCGGCTGGCCGCTGAATGTGTTTCTCACCCCGGACGGGCATCCGCTGGTGGGCCTGACCTATGCCCCGAAAGACCGCTTCATCGCCCTGCTCACCGAGCTCCAGCAACAGTGGCAGCAGGCCCCGGGCGAGCTCGCCCAGGCCGCGGCGGCGGCCGCACAAATGTTGCAGGGGGCGCCGACGGAGCCCGATCCGGCATTAGTAGCCGGTGATGGAAAACGCTATCAGACCATCATGCTGCAACAGGCGCTGCAGCTGGGAGATGAGATGGACGGGGGCTTTGGCGAGCAGACCAAATTTCCCATGGTGCCGCAGCTGGACAGCCTGCTGAGCGCCTACCAGCGGCAGCCACTGCCGGCATTGAAGGTCTTCCTGATGCTGAGCCTCGATCGCATGGCCAGCCAGGGGCTGCGTGACCATCTGGGAGGTGGCTTTTACCGTTACACCACCGACCCCGGCTGGCACACCCCGCACTTTGAAAAAATGCTCTACGACAACGCCCTGTTGTCCGCGCTGTACCTGCGGGCGGCGCAGGTGTTTCAGCATGCGGAATACGAGGCCATCGCCCGCGACACCCTGGATTTTATGCGCCGCGAAATGCGCAGCCCGCAGGGCGCGCTGGTCGCCAGTTTCTCGGCGGTGGACGCGGCCGGCGTGGAAGGCGGGTATTACCTGTGGGAAACGAAAACCTTGCAACGTATTTTGTCGCCCGACGAATATCGCCTGCTGGCGCTGCACTGGGGGCTGGAAGGGGTGTCGTCGTTTGATGTCGGGCATCTGCCGCGGGTGCAGCTGCCACTGGCCGAGGCGGCGGAAAAACTGGGAATAGATAGCTCGCGGGCGCGCCAGCATTATCAGTCGGCGCGTGCCAAGCTGCTGAAGTTGCGCGCCGGGCGACGCCTGCCGGTGGACGACAAGTTGCTGGCCGCCTGGAACGGTCTGGCGCTCTCCGCCCTGGTCGAAGGGGCAAAACTGCCGGGTGGTGAGGTCTATCGAAAGGCGGCGCAGGGTGTGCGTGATTATCTGGTGACGGTGTTATGGGACGGCACGCGGCTGTTGCGGGCCAGGGGCAGGGCGGGCGAGCTGGGGCAGTCCGGCCTGGAAGACTACGCCTTCGCCGCGCAGGGTCTGCTGGCCTGGGCGGAACTGACCAACAGTGACAACGACTTTCAGTTAGCGGCGCGCTGGGTGGAGGATGCCTGGCGCCGTTTTCATGCGCCCAGCGGCTGGCTGCGCACGGACCAGACCCTGCTGCCCAGCGGCTTTGGGGTGCCGATGCTGGCCGAGGGCCCACTGCCTTCACCCTCCAGCACCCTGCTGAAGGTCTCCCTGCAGGTGGCCGAGCGTAGCAACGACGGGATGTTAAAGGCCCGCGTGAAACAGGCGCTGAACGCCGGTCATCAGCAGCTGGAACAGGCGGCCTTTGATTATCCCTCGCAGGTAGACGTGCTGGTGGCAGTTCGGCCTTGA
- the rpmE gene encoding 50S ribosomal protein L31 — translation MKPEIHPAYHEITVKCSCGNTFKTHSTLAKEELTLDVCSSCHPFYTGKQKIVDSGGRVDKFRQKYGVK, via the coding sequence ATGAAGCCCGAAATTCATCCCGCCTACCACGAGATTACCGTGAAATGCAGCTGCGGGAACACGTTTAAAACCCACTCCACGCTGGCCAAAGAGGAGCTGACCCTGGATGTCTGTTCTTCCTGTCACCCGTTCTATACCGGCAAGCAGAAGATCGTTGATTCCGGTGGTCGCGTTGACAAGTTCCGTCAGAAGTACGGCGTGAAATAA
- a CDS encoding malic enzyme-like NAD(P)-binding protein, producing MSENANSLKQQALDYHAGVKGKNRPGKIATEITKSCETQHDLSLAYTPGVAAPVRAIEADPEAAYQYTAKGNLVAVITDGTAVLGLGNVGALAGKPVMEGKGVLFKKFADIDVFDIEVNADSTQAFIDTVANIAPTFGGINLEDIAAPQCFEIEKALIERLDIPVFHDDQHGTAIIIAAGLMNALQVQHKTIAEAKIVCLGAGSAGIASMRLLVSLGACIDNIYLVDRKGVIHSGRDDLNVYKQEFATVTERRTLADAMQGADVFIGVSGPNLVNAEMLRSMAARPIVFALSNPDPEVSPELARQVRDDLIMATGRSDYPNQVNNVLGFPFIFRGALDVRASTINEAMKVAAVHALAKLAHEPVPDAVLKAYGVEAMPFGPDYIIPKPFDARLLQFVPPAVAKAAVDSGVARLPYPGHYPPAG from the coding sequence ATGAGCGAAAACGCAAACTCCCTGAAACAGCAGGCCCTCGACTATCACGCGGGCGTGAAGGGAAAAAACCGGCCGGGAAAGATTGCCACAGAAATCACTAAATCCTGTGAGACCCAGCATGACCTGTCACTGGCGTACACCCCCGGCGTTGCCGCGCCGGTGCGGGCGATCGAGGCCGATCCCGAGGCCGCCTATCAGTATACCGCCAAGGGTAACCTGGTCGCGGTGATCACCGACGGCACGGCGGTGCTGGGTCTGGGCAACGTGGGTGCGTTGGCCGGCAAGCCGGTGATGGAAGGTAAGGGCGTGTTGTTCAAGAAGTTCGCCGATATCGACGTGTTTGATATCGAGGTCAACGCCGACTCAACCCAGGCCTTTATCGACACCGTCGCCAACATCGCGCCGACCTTTGGCGGCATCAATCTGGAAGACATTGCGGCGCCGCAGTGCTTCGAGATCGAAAAGGCCCTGATTGAAAGGCTGGATATCCCGGTGTTCCATGATGACCAGCACGGCACCGCGATCATTATCGCGGCGGGCCTGATGAATGCGCTGCAGGTGCAGCACAAGACCATCGCTGAGGCGAAGATTGTTTGCCTGGGGGCGGGCTCGGCCGGGATTGCCTCGATGCGCCTGCTGGTGTCGCTGGGTGCGTGCATCGACAACATCTATCTGGTTGATCGCAAGGGCGTGATTCACAGTGGGCGCGATGATCTGAACGTCTACAAGCAGGAATTTGCCACGGTCACGGAGCGGCGGACCCTGGCGGATGCAATGCAGGGCGCCGATGTGTTTATCGGTGTGTCGGGTCCCAACCTGGTGAACGCCGAGATGCTGCGCAGCATGGCGGCGCGTCCCATCGTGTTTGCACTGTCCAACCCGGACCCCGAGGTCAGCCCCGAGCTGGCCCGGCAGGTGCGTGATGATCTGATCATGGCCACCGGCCGCAGCGATTATCCCAATCAGGTCAACAACGTGCTGGGCTTCCCGTTTATCTTTCGCGGCGCGCTGGACGTGCGGGCCAGCACTATTAATGAGGCGATGAAGGTGGCCGCGGTCCATGCGCTGGCAAAGCTGGCCCATGAGCCGGTGCCGGACGCCGTGCTCAAGGCCTATGGTGTTGAGGCCATGCCGTTCGGCCCGGATTACATCATTCCCAAACCGTTTGATGCGCGCCTGCTGCAGTTTGTGCCGCCGGCGGTGGCAAAGGCGGCGGTGGACAGCGGTGTCGCCCGGCTGCCCTATCCCGGCCATTATCCACCGGCCGGGTAG
- a CDS encoding pentapeptide repeat-containing protein gives MAAPVIKTNDPLYALLREGEVGEFNRRFAAGERGDFTNADFRGLELSGWEPQGLDLSGCYFRQADLRGVDFSTCQLAGASIHSAKISGALFPKSLSAEEISLSLLHGTRMRETP, from the coding sequence ATGGCAGCGCCCGTGATAAAAACGAACGACCCACTGTATGCCCTGTTGCGCGAGGGGGAGGTCGGTGAATTCAACCGCCGATTTGCGGCCGGTGAGCGCGGTGATTTCACCAATGCGGACTTTCGCGGTCTGGAATTGTCGGGTTGGGAGCCGCAGGGGCTGGACCTTTCCGGCTGCTATTTTCGCCAGGCGGATCTGCGCGGGGTGGATTTCTCCACCTGCCAGCTGGCGGGGGCCAGTATCCACAGCGCCAAGATCTCGGGGGCGTTGTTCCCTAAGTCATTGTCGGCAGAAGAAATTTCCCTGTCCTTGCTGCACGGGACGCGGATGAGGGAGACGCCGTAG
- a CDS encoding DEAD/DEAH box helicase codes for MTTDTVTTFDQLALAKPLLKALDEVGYETPSPIQAQTIPLLLEGRDIIGQAQTGTGKTAAFALPLISNLDLKQRDPQVLVLAPTRELAIQVAEAFQKYARHMKGFNVLPIYGGQDYRAQIRSLERGVHVVVGTPGRVMDHMRRGTLKLDGLSALVLDEADEMLRMGFIDDVEWILEQIPVKRQIALFSATMPQQIRRIATKYLNDPAQVTIKVKTGTAETIRQRFWPVSGMHKLDALTRILEAEPFDGMIVFVRTKTATVELADKLSARGYAAAAINGDIQQNLRERTINNLKNKKLDILVATDVAARGLDVDRISHVINYDIPYDTEAYIHRIGRTGRAGRSGDAILFVAPREKRLLHSIEQATNKKIERMELPSTEIINDKRIGKFKQRITDVLATEQLGTFYQMIEEYQQEHNVPALEIAAALAQLLQGESPFLLQNKPQPQSRDSWDRDDRPAAPRRGDKRTDKRIDGDKGGSRDAKIRPRKEQDRPPRKEMPPAEGLERYRIEVGHVHEVQPGNIVGAIANEAGLDGQHIGHIKIFDDYSLVDLPQGMPKDVFNDLKKVRVAGQALKISRLGEVNKPEVADSRDEKRSKVKVQFKTKDKDKGKPKKPAGKKVLRKETASS; via the coding sequence ATGACGACCGATACGGTAACGACATTCGATCAGTTGGCCCTGGCGAAACCCCTGTTAAAGGCCCTGGACGAAGTGGGTTACGAAACCCCCTCGCCGATTCAGGCACAGACCATTCCTCTCTTGCTCGAAGGCAGAGACATCATCGGCCAGGCCCAGACCGGCACGGGCAAGACCGCGGCCTTTGCCCTGCCGCTGATCTCCAATCTCGATCTGAAACAGCGAGACCCGCAGGTGCTGGTGCTGGCCCCCACCCGCGAGCTGGCCATCCAGGTAGCAGAGGCCTTCCAGAAATACGCCCGGCATATGAAAGGTTTTAATGTGTTGCCGATCTATGGCGGTCAGGACTATCGCGCACAGATCCGTTCCCTGGAGCGTGGCGTGCATGTGGTGGTGGGCACGCCGGGGCGGGTGATGGATCACATGCGCCGTGGCACCCTGAAGCTGGATGGCTTGAGTGCGCTAGTGCTGGACGAGGCGGACGAAATGCTGCGCATGGGTTTTATCGATGACGTGGAATGGATCTTGGAGCAGATCCCGGTCAAACGGCAGATCGCCCTGTTCTCGGCCACCATGCCGCAGCAGATTCGCCGCATCGCGACCAAATACCTGAACGATCCCGCACAGGTCACCATCAAGGTGAAAACGGGCACCGCGGAGACCATCCGCCAGCGCTTCTGGCCGGTCAGCGGCATGCACAAGCTGGATGCCCTGACCCGCATTCTGGAGGCCGAACCGTTTGATGGGATGATTGTTTTTGTGCGCACCAAGACCGCCACGGTGGAACTGGCGGACAAGCTGTCGGCGCGCGGTTACGCGGCGGCCGCCATCAATGGTGATATCCAGCAAAACCTGCGGGAACGCACCATCAATAACCTGAAGAACAAAAAGCTGGATATCCTGGTGGCGACGGATGTTGCCGCCCGCGGACTGGATGTGGACCGCATCAGTCACGTCATCAATTACGATATCCCCTATGACACCGAGGCCTATATCCATCGCATCGGTCGTACCGGTCGCGCGGGTCGCAGCGGCGACGCGATTTTGTTTGTGGCGCCGCGTGAAAAACGCCTGCTGCATTCCATCGAGCAGGCGACCAATAAAAAGATTGAACGGATGGAGCTGCCCTCCACGGAAATTATCAATGACAAGCGCATCGGTAAATTCAAGCAGCGCATCACCGACGTGCTGGCCACCGAACAGCTGGGCACCTTTTATCAGATGATCGAGGAGTATCAGCAGGAGCACAACGTGCCGGCGCTGGAGATTGCCGCCGCGCTTGCGCAGCTGTTACAGGGCGAATCCCCCTTCCTGTTGCAGAACAAGCCGCAACCACAGAGCCGGGACAGCTGGGACCGTGATGATCGGCCTGCTGCGCCCAGACGTGGCGACAAGCGCACCGACAAGCGCATCGATGGCGACAAGGGCGGCAGCCGGGACGCCAAGATACGCCCTCGCAAAGAGCAGGATCGCCCCCCCCGGAAAGAGATGCCGCCGGCGGAAGGCCTGGAACGCTACCGCATTGAGGTGGGCCATGTGCATGAGGTACAGCCGGGCAATATCGTCGGCGCCATCGCCAATGAGGCGGGCCTGGACGGACAGCATATCGGCCATATCAAGATCTTTGATGACTACAGTCTGGTGGACCTGCCGCAGGGGATGCCCAAGGACGTATTCAATGATCTGAAAAAGGTCAGGGTCGCCGGGCAGGCACTGAAGATCAGCCGCCTGGGAGAGGTGAACAAGCCCGAGGTCGCCGACAGCCGGGACGAGAAGCGCAGCAAGGTCAAGGTCCAGTTCAAGACCAAGGACAAGGACAAGGGCAAGCCCAAGAAGCCGGCCGGAAAAAAGGTACTGAGAAAGGAAACGGCGAGTTCATAG
- a CDS encoding YaiI/YqxD family protein produces MKIWVDADACPVVIRDILFKAAQRTGVLTTLVANQSVRIPASAHIRMLQVSSGFDVADNEIVKQVSVGDLVITGDIPLAAEVIEKGGLALNPRGELYTASDIRAKLNMRDFMDTMRASGAHTGGQAPLSQTDRQAFANHLDRLLAKHRKGV; encoded by the coding sequence ATGAAAATATGGGTCGATGCCGATGCCTGCCCCGTGGTCATCCGGGACATCTTGTTCAAGGCCGCGCAACGCACCGGCGTGCTGACCACCCTGGTCGCCAACCAGTCGGTGCGCATCCCAGCCTCCGCGCACATCAGGATGCTGCAGGTGTCGTCCGGCTTTGATGTCGCCGATAATGAAATCGTCAAACAGGTCAGTGTGGGCGATCTGGTGATCACCGGCGACATCCCGCTGGCGGCCGAGGTGATCGAAAAGGGGGGCCTGGCGCTCAACCCCCGCGGCGAGCTGTATACGGCCAGCGACATCCGGGCCAAGCTCAACATGCGCGACTTCATGGATACCATGCGCGCCAGCGGTGCGCATACCGGAGGCCAGGCGCCCTTGAGCCAGACCGACCGGCAGGCCTTTGCCAACCATCTGGATCGACTGCTGGCGAAACACCGCAAGGGCGTTTAG
- a CDS encoding Nif3-like dinuclear metal center hexameric protein encodes MIEREELLTYLQGLLAVDDFADYAPNGLQVEGRRELKKIVGGVTACQALVDAAVERGADALLVHHGYFWKGESPCVTGIKKRRLQALLAADINLLAYHLPLDAHPELGNNARLAGLLGLQQEGTFGGGGEKGGRDIGQYGRLAEPLSIEAFTARITERLGRPPLHIAGNARREIRTLAWCTGAAQGYLEQAAALGVDAFLSGEISEQTVHLARERGIHYFAAGHHATERGGVQALGAHLAGHFDLEFEFVDIDNPV; translated from the coding sequence ATGATTGAACGTGAAGAGCTGCTGACCTATCTCCAGGGCCTGCTGGCGGTGGATGACTTCGCCGACTACGCCCCCAATGGCCTGCAGGTGGAGGGGCGGCGCGAGCTGAAAAAGATCGTCGGCGGGGTGACGGCCTGTCAGGCGCTGGTGGATGCCGCCGTGGAAAGGGGCGCGGATGCCCTGCTGGTGCACCACGGCTATTTCTGGAAGGGCGAATCGCCCTGTGTCACCGGCATCAAGAAGCGCCGCCTGCAGGCCCTGCTGGCGGCGGACATCAACCTGCTGGCCTATCACCTGCCACTGGATGCCCACCCGGAGCTGGGCAATAACGCCCGGCTGGCCGGGTTGCTGGGGCTGCAACAGGAGGGGACCTTCGGCGGTGGCGGCGAGAAGGGCGGGCGTGATATTGGCCAGTACGGCCGACTGGCCGAGCCCCTGTCGATTGAGGCCTTCACCGCGCGGATCACCGAGCGGCTGGGACGGCCCCCGCTGCATATTGCCGGCAACGCGCGCCGCGAGATCCGCACCCTTGCCTGGTGCACCGGGGCCGCCCAGGGTTATCTGGAACAGGCGGCGGCGCTGGGGGTGGATGCCTTTTTGAGCGGGGAGATTTCCGAGCAGACCGTGCATCTCGCCCGTGAGCGGGGCATCCACTATTTCGCCGCCGGTCACCACGCCACGGAACGGGGTGGGGTGCAGGCCCTGGGCGCGCACCTGGCCGGGCATTTCGATCTCGAGTTTGAATTTGTGGACATCGACAATCCTGTGTAG
- a CDS encoding iron-sulfur cluster assembly accessory protein translates to MSALPEFKTTVTDEIKVMPAARAKLVELLSSEEEINGVRIFVSGGGCSGMTYGMTFAEAPNEFDSILEQDGLTLYVDAVALSFLSGVEIDFVEQGMGASFVFKNAFSATGGSGSCGGCGSSGGGCA, encoded by the coding sequence ATGAGCGCCTTACCCGAATTCAAGACCACCGTCACCGACGAGATCAAGGTGATGCCTGCCGCCCGCGCCAAACTGGTGGAACTGTTGAGCTCCGAAGAGGAGATCAACGGCGTGCGTATCTTTGTCTCCGGCGGCGGCTGCAGCGGCATGACCTATGGCATGACCTTCGCCGAGGCCCCCAACGAATTTGACAGCATCCTTGAGCAGGATGGACTCACTCTGTATGTCGATGCGGTGGCGCTGAGCTTCCTGTCCGGCGTGGAAATCGACTTTGTCGAACAGGGCATGGGCGCCAGCTTCGTGTTCAAGAATGCCTTTTCCGCCACCGGCGGTTCCGGCTCCTGTGGTGGCTGCGGCTCCTCCGGTGGCGGTTGCGCCTAA